Below is a window of Methanomassiliicoccales archaeon DNA.
TCGTGTTCGTCACCGCGGGCATGGGAGGGGGGACAGGCACCGGGTCTGCGCCGGTCGTTGCGGAGATGGCGCGGAGACAGGGAGCGCTTGTGATCGGCATAGTGACCCTCCCGTTCAAGGCCGAGGGCAGGATCCGGATGGAGAACGCCATGAAGGGCCTGAACCGCCTGAGGGAGCACTGCGACACCACCATCGTGGTCCAGAACGACAAACTGCTGGAACTCGTGCCCAGACTGCCCATCGAGGCCGCGTTCAAGGTGGCGGATGAGGTGCTCATGCAGAGCATCAAGGGGATCACCGAAGTGGTCACCAAACCGGCGCTCGTCAACCTTGATTTCAACGATATCCTGACCATAATGAAGAACGGCGGTATCGCCATGATCGGCATCGGCGAGGCTGTCACCGATGACAACGACCGCGTCAACAAGGCGGTGAACGATGCCCTGAGCTCCCCGATGCTGGGAGATGTGGACCTTCATGATGCCAAGGGCGCTATGATCAGGGTCGTGGGCGGGCCGGACATGACCGTGACCGAGGCGGAAAGGGCCGCGGAACTGGTCAGCCAGGCGGTCAATCCGCGGGCCAGGGTCATCTGGGGATGCGCAGTGGAGCCGTCGATGAAAGGGAAGCTCAGCGCCATGGTGATCATAACCGGCCTGAAGCAGAACGCCATTTCCGGAAAGCCAGAACCGGCCAACTGTCCACCTGCGCCGTCCAAGTCGCCGTCCAGGGCCTGGTGAGCAAGGCAGATGGTCGTCAAGGCGAAACGGGGACGCCGTCGGTACATCGCGTTCGAGACAACCGATGTAATCGATGCGGAGACGGTGTCTCGGGAGATCATCTCTAGCGCCGTCCGTTTGGGGGTCAAACCTCCGAAGCTCATCCAATTCGAGGGCAGGCGGGGCATCGTCCGCTCCTTGGAACCGGAGAAGGAGGCGACGTTAGAGCTGTTAAACACGGCCGCCCTGCCGATGAGGACCCTCCGAACCTCGGGCACCCTCAAGACCCTGAGAGAGCGCTATTTCGTTCTGAAGGATGACCTCGGCAAGGCGTCCGAAGGAGGACGGCGGAACCCCCGCTGAGCGGCACATATCGACATTGCCAGCATGCCTCAGGAACAGGTGTGAAACTACCCAACAAATATATAGCCGAGGATAACTTAAGGGAATGTCGTAACGCGTTCGAAGGAGTGATTAGATGCAACCAGGACAAATGGCATACGATCGGGCCATAACTGTGTTTTCGCCGGACGGAAGATTGTTCCAGGTGGAGTACGCTAGGGAGGCGGTCAAGCGCGGGACCA
It encodes the following:
- a CDS encoding cell division protein FtsZ, with protein sequence VFVTAGMGGGTGTGSAPVVAEMARRQGALVIGIVTLPFKAEGRIRMENAMKGLNRLREHCDTTIVVQNDKLLELVPRLPIEAAFKVADEVLMQSIKGITEVVTKPALVNLDFNDILTIMKNGGIAMIGIGEAVTDDNDRVNKAVNDALSSPMLGDVDLHDAKGAMIRVVGGPDMTVTEAERAAELVSQAVNPRARVIWGCAVEPSMKGKLSAMVIITGLKQNAISGKPEPANCPPAPSKSPSRAW